The Manis javanica isolate MJ-LG chromosome 4, MJ_LKY, whole genome shotgun sequence genome contains a region encoding:
- the TNFRSF14 gene encoding tumor necrosis factor receptor superfamily member 14 isoform X2 — MRGAEEGHAASERRGLPHGSLGPVPGRLPPPPEAPLLHPGLTPCKEEEYPVGAECCPKCSPGYRVKQDCGELTGTLCVPCTTMTYTAHFSGLSECLPCRECDPDMGLVIRRKCSPTENTVCGCDRGHFCIIREEGNCVECQPHTDCRPGQRVRERGTEWQDRVCEDCLPGTFSPNGTLEECLPWTRCKGLFETEANPGTNNTDVTCYSWGQAFLGLTFVLVVLGGGVTLICVWLRRRKRGEGRCLGPPGLRSPAGLLAKRTVSPQEAGARAAAGQALPAVPDVTTVAVEETASVLTKMDQPIRWLKEADHGGPTPGRESDSSQYPEVTALMRGPSPPLTPELPTCRPSHGRTQ, encoded by the exons ATGAGGGGAGCTGAGGAGGGCCATGCGGCCTCTGAGAGGCGGGGCCTGCCCCACGGGAGCCTGGGGCCTGTACCTG GCCGCCTACCTCCGCCTCCTGAGGCGCCCTTGCTGCATCCTGGCCTCACCCCCTGCAAGGAGGAGGAGTACCCAGTGGGGGCCGAGTGCTGCCCCAAGTGCAGCCCAG GTTACCGGGTGAAGCAGGACTGTGGGGAGCTGACAGGCACTCTGTGTGTCCCCTGCACCACAATGACATACACAGCCCACTTCAGCGGCCTGAGCGAGTGTCTGCCCTGCCGAGAATGTGACCCAG ACATGGGCCTGGTGATCAGGCGGAAGTGCTCCCCGACAGAGAACACAGTGTGCGGCTGTGACCGAGGTCACTTCTGCATCATAAGGGAGGAGGGCAATTGTGTTGAATGCCAGCCGCACACAGACTGCAGACCTGGCCAGAGGGTACGGGAGAGAG GGACCGAGTGGCAGGACAGGGTGTGCGAAGACTGCCTTCCTGGGACCTTCTCCCCCAACGGGACTCTAGAGGAGTGCCTGCCTTGGACCCG GTGCAAAGGCCTGTTTGAGACAGAAGCAAACCCTGGGACCAACAACACAGACGTCACATGCTACTCCTGGGGCCAAGCTTTTTTGGGCCTGACTTTTGTCCTGGTTGTGCTTGGTGGTGGTGTAACCCTCATCTGTGTATGGCTGAGACGGAGAAAGCGTGGTGAGGGAAGGTGCCTGGGCCCACCAGGGCTCAGGTCCCCAGCAG GACTGCTCGCCAAGAGGACAGTCTCTCCCCAG GAGGCAGGAGCACGTGCTGCAGCCGGCCAGGCCCTGCCGGCTGTGCCTGATGTCACCACCGTGGCTGTGGAGGAGACAGCGTCTGTGCTCACCAAAATGGACCAACCGATCAGATGGCTCAAGGAGGCAGACCACGGCGGACCCACTCCTGGGCGCGAGTCAGACTCCTCCCAGTACCCAGAGGTCACTGCTCTCATGAGGGGCCCTAGCCCTCCCCTCACTCCCGAGCTGCCCACGTGCAGACCCAGCCATGGAAGGACACAGTGA
- the TNFRSF14 gene encoding tumor necrosis factor receptor superfamily member 14 isoform X3, with protein MRGAEEGHAASERRGLPHGSLGPVPGRLPPPPEAPLLHPGLTPCKEEEYPVGAECCPKCSPGYRVKQDCGELTGTLCVPCTTMTYTAHFSGLSECLPCRECDPGTEWQDRVCEDCLPGTFSPNGTLEECLPWTRCKGLFETEANPGTNNTDVTCYSWGQAFLGLTFVLVVLGGGVTLICVWLRRRKRGEGRCLGPPGLRSPAGLLAKRTVSPQEAGARAAAGQALPAVPDVTTVAVEETASVLTKMDQPIRWLKEADHGGPTPGRESDSSQYPEVTALMRGPSPPLTPELPTCRPSHGRTQ; from the exons ATGAGGGGAGCTGAGGAGGGCCATGCGGCCTCTGAGAGGCGGGGCCTGCCCCACGGGAGCCTGGGGCCTGTACCTG GCCGCCTACCTCCGCCTCCTGAGGCGCCCTTGCTGCATCCTGGCCTCACCCCCTGCAAGGAGGAGGAGTACCCAGTGGGGGCCGAGTGCTGCCCCAAGTGCAGCCCAG GTTACCGGGTGAAGCAGGACTGTGGGGAGCTGACAGGCACTCTGTGTGTCCCCTGCACCACAATGACATACACAGCCCACTTCAGCGGCCTGAGCGAGTGTCTGCCCTGCCGAGAATGTGACCCAG GGACCGAGTGGCAGGACAGGGTGTGCGAAGACTGCCTTCCTGGGACCTTCTCCCCCAACGGGACTCTAGAGGAGTGCCTGCCTTGGACCCG GTGCAAAGGCCTGTTTGAGACAGAAGCAAACCCTGGGACCAACAACACAGACGTCACATGCTACTCCTGGGGCCAAGCTTTTTTGGGCCTGACTTTTGTCCTGGTTGTGCTTGGTGGTGGTGTAACCCTCATCTGTGTATGGCTGAGACGGAGAAAGCGTGGTGAGGGAAGGTGCCTGGGCCCACCAGGGCTCAGGTCCCCAGCAG GACTGCTCGCCAAGAGGACAGTCTCTCCCCAG GAGGCAGGAGCACGTGCTGCAGCCGGCCAGGCCCTGCCGGCTGTGCCTGATGTCACCACCGTGGCTGTGGAGGAGACAGCGTCTGTGCTCACCAAAATGGACCAACCGATCAGATGGCTCAAGGAGGCAGACCACGGCGGACCCACTCCTGGGCGCGAGTCAGACTCCTCCCAGTACCCAGAGGTCACTGCTCTCATGAGGGGCCCTAGCCCTCCCCTCACTCCCGAGCTGCCCACGTGCAGACCCAGCCATGGAAGGACACAGTGA
- the TNFRSF14 gene encoding tumor necrosis factor receptor superfamily member 14 isoform X1, translated as MRGAEEGHAASERRGLPHGSLGPVPGRLPPPPEAPLLHPGLTPCKEEEYPVGAECCPKCSPGYRVKQDCGELTGTLCVPCTTMTYTAHFSGLSECLPCRECDPDMGLVIRRKCSPTENTVCGCDRGHFCIIREEGNCVECQPHTDCRPGQRVRERAWPSYFAGTEWQDRVCEDCLPGTFSPNGTLEECLPWTRCKGLFETEANPGTNNTDVTCYSWGQAFLGLTFVLVVLGGGVTLICVWLRRRKRGEGRCLGPPGLRSPAGLLAKRTVSPQEAGARAAAGQALPAVPDVTTVAVEETASVLTKMDQPIRWLKEADHGGPTPGRESDSSQYPEVTALMRGPSPPLTPELPTCRPSHGRTQ; from the exons ATGAGGGGAGCTGAGGAGGGCCATGCGGCCTCTGAGAGGCGGGGCCTGCCCCACGGGAGCCTGGGGCCTGTACCTG GCCGCCTACCTCCGCCTCCTGAGGCGCCCTTGCTGCATCCTGGCCTCACCCCCTGCAAGGAGGAGGAGTACCCAGTGGGGGCCGAGTGCTGCCCCAAGTGCAGCCCAG GTTACCGGGTGAAGCAGGACTGTGGGGAGCTGACAGGCACTCTGTGTGTCCCCTGCACCACAATGACATACACAGCCCACTTCAGCGGCCTGAGCGAGTGTCTGCCCTGCCGAGAATGTGACCCAG ACATGGGCCTGGTGATCAGGCGGAAGTGCTCCCCGACAGAGAACACAGTGTGCGGCTGTGACCGAGGTCACTTCTGCATCATAAGGGAGGAGGGCAATTGTGTTGAATGCCAGCCGCACACAGACTGCAGACCTGGCCAGAGGGTACGGGAGAGAG CCTGGCCCTCTTATTTTGCAGGGACCGAGTGGCAGGACAGGGTGTGCGAAGACTGCCTTCCTGGGACCTTCTCCCCCAACGGGACTCTAGAGGAGTGCCTGCCTTGGACCCG GTGCAAAGGCCTGTTTGAGACAGAAGCAAACCCTGGGACCAACAACACAGACGTCACATGCTACTCCTGGGGCCAAGCTTTTTTGGGCCTGACTTTTGTCCTGGTTGTGCTTGGTGGTGGTGTAACCCTCATCTGTGTATGGCTGAGACGGAGAAAGCGTGGTGAGGGAAGGTGCCTGGGCCCACCAGGGCTCAGGTCCCCAGCAG GACTGCTCGCCAAGAGGACAGTCTCTCCCCAG GAGGCAGGAGCACGTGCTGCAGCCGGCCAGGCCCTGCCGGCTGTGCCTGATGTCACCACCGTGGCTGTGGAGGAGACAGCGTCTGTGCTCACCAAAATGGACCAACCGATCAGATGGCTCAAGGAGGCAGACCACGGCGGACCCACTCCTGGGCGCGAGTCAGACTCCTCCCAGTACCCAGAGGTCACTGCTCTCATGAGGGGCCCTAGCCCTCCCCTCACTCCCGAGCTGCCCACGTGCAGACCCAGCCATGGAAGGACACAGTGA